A stretch of Imperialibacter roseus DNA encodes these proteins:
- a CDS encoding ABC transporter permease, with product MKNILPPRWASKLLEWYCKPSLYEDLQGDLFEYFERNLHKRGTGYAKLIYIIDVLKFFRLYTVRRRQLFGTSNQLIMIRSYLKIALRSMSRSKSYTAINIAGLTLGLTCALFIAFYVAHEISYDRFHADNDRILRISSESVSEAGISTLEATTPPGLALLLKDNLPEIQQMVRLMPSTGGRNLVQVDGKSFYELGMCRADSSLFDVLSFNFIHGSAATALHDPHSAVLTESSANRYFGTTDCMGKTLQLEDNWMMGIKTLTVSAVVEDLPSNSHLQFTMFRPIRGTMWSDFANDEVNNWRNRSFYTYVKLHKEVSAEAFEAKIESVVKSHRKELKGHFFTQSISDIHLYSSLQSEMAGNSSYRVIYLLGTIALIIMVVACINYVNMATARALGRAKEVGIRKVNGASKSELVYQFIFESVLLACISFALAIVFVWLLMPSFNTLADKNFEMASVTTINGWLFIFAGVILIGVLAGMYPAFYLSRFKPVSALKGAVVSGSKSSVSLRQALVAIQFVVSIGLVIATAVIHTQITYIRNKDLGISKSQVIVLPECNDEARRKNLKHLLLQHPFVEEAGSSSGRLAGNFWSGRTTSASTGQEIGHKLAYIDDSYFKAAGIEVVERWEHPSLPDSVSPVIINETAARLLGLQQPIGETLILPGSHTLDRIVGVVKDFHFSSLHEAIEPIIFMEKEEFLRNTYVRIAPGSQPEEAVAGVRAAWEEAFPGRLFEYYFLDQQYDQLYKADEKFGKMVSLMTSIAIFIALLGLLGLTSYAVRRRTREIGIRKVLGASPVSILALIARSILMIVALSEIVALPLSAVFMSKWLDSFAYRIALLSNLWIFIAAGAGVLCLAMLAVMIQTLTAALKNPVESLRTE from the coding sequence CAGCTTTTTGGAACATCAAATCAACTCATCATGATACGTAGTTACCTGAAAATAGCCCTGCGGTCAATGTCACGAAGCAAGTCCTATACTGCCATTAATATCGCAGGTTTGACACTTGGGCTCACGTGCGCTTTGTTCATCGCCTTTTATGTAGCGCATGAGATCAGCTACGATCGTTTTCATGCTGACAATGATAGAATATTGAGGATAAGCTCGGAATCTGTGAGTGAAGCTGGCATTTCTACTCTTGAGGCGACCACCCCTCCCGGCCTGGCCCTTCTTTTGAAAGACAATCTCCCGGAAATACAGCAAATGGTGAGGCTAATGCCTTCCACAGGTGGCCGGAACCTGGTTCAGGTCGATGGAAAGAGTTTTTACGAGCTGGGAATGTGCCGGGCCGATAGCAGCTTGTTTGATGTGCTAAGTTTCAACTTTATCCATGGCAGCGCAGCGACTGCTTTGCACGACCCACATTCGGCAGTCCTCACCGAATCATCAGCCAACAGATACTTTGGCACTACAGATTGTATGGGGAAAACTCTCCAGCTTGAAGACAACTGGATGATGGGTATCAAGACGCTGACGGTTTCGGCTGTGGTGGAAGACTTGCCGTCCAACTCGCATTTGCAGTTTACTATGTTCCGACCGATCAGAGGGACCATGTGGAGTGATTTTGCCAACGATGAGGTTAACAACTGGAGAAACAGAAGTTTCTACACCTATGTAAAGTTGCACAAGGAAGTGTCAGCCGAAGCATTCGAAGCCAAAATAGAATCTGTGGTCAAAAGTCACCGAAAGGAGCTAAAAGGACATTTTTTTACGCAATCCATAAGCGACATTCATTTGTATTCGTCGCTGCAGAGCGAAATGGCTGGAAATAGCAGTTACCGGGTTATCTACCTCTTGGGCACAATAGCGCTTATTATTATGGTAGTTGCCTGCATCAACTATGTAAATATGGCAACAGCCAGAGCGCTGGGAAGGGCCAAAGAAGTTGGCATCAGAAAGGTGAACGGGGCTTCCAAAAGTGAATTAGTCTACCAATTCATTTTCGAATCGGTGTTGCTGGCTTGCATTTCATTTGCACTGGCAATCGTTTTTGTGTGGCTGTTGATGCCGTCGTTCAATACCCTGGCGGATAAGAATTTTGAAATGGCCAGCGTCACGACGATTAACGGCTGGCTTTTCATATTCGCCGGAGTGATCCTCATAGGAGTGTTGGCTGGCATGTACCCTGCTTTCTATTTGAGTAGGTTCAAGCCTGTTAGCGCATTGAAGGGTGCCGTTGTTTCTGGCAGCAAAAGCAGTGTTAGCTTGCGGCAGGCTCTTGTTGCCATTCAGTTCGTGGTCTCTATCGGGCTGGTAATCGCCACAGCTGTTATTCATACCCAAATCACCTACATAAGGAACAAGGATCTGGGTATTTCGAAAAGTCAAGTAATTGTTTTGCCAGAATGCAATGATGAAGCCAGGCGAAAGAACCTAAAGCACCTTCTCCTTCAACACCCCTTCGTCGAGGAGGCGGGGAGCTCTTCCGGAAGGCTTGCGGGAAACTTTTGGAGTGGCCGCACTACCTCTGCGTCAACGGGACAGGAAATAGGACATAAGCTTGCCTATATCGATGATAGCTACTTCAAAGCAGCCGGCATTGAAGTGGTCGAACGCTGGGAGCACCCTTCGCTCCCTGATTCTGTGAGTCCTGTGATCATCAACGAAACAGCAGCCAGGTTGCTTGGGCTTCAGCAGCCGATAGGCGAAACGTTGATTTTGCCTGGCAGCCATACGCTTGACCGTATTGTAGGTGTTGTAAAGGATTTCCATTTCAGTTCGCTTCATGAAGCCATAGAGCCCATCATTTTCATGGAGAAGGAGGAATTTCTCCGCAACACGTATGTGCGAATTGCCCCTGGCAGCCAGCCCGAAGAAGCTGTTGCCGGTGTCAGAGCAGCCTGGGAAGAGGCATTCCCCGGACGGTTGTTTGAGTACTACTTTCTTGACCAGCAGTACGACCAATTATACAAGGCCGATGAGAAATTTGGTAAAATGGTGAGTTTGATGACCTCCATCGCCATTTTCATCGCTTTGCTGGGACTCCTTGGTCTCACTTCTTATGCAGTAAGGCGAAGGACGAGAGAAATTGGTATCAGGAAGGTGTTGGGCGCTTCGCCGGTTTCCATACTGGCTCTGATAGCCAGGAGCATTCTTATGATAGTGGCACTCTCGGAAATTGTCGCCTTGCCCCTCAGTGCGGTTTTCATGAGTAAATGGCTCGACAGCTTTGCTTACCGAATAGCCTTGCTTTCGAACCTTTGGATATTCATTGCGGCAGGAGCGGGAGTGCTCTGTCTGGCGATGCTGGCGGTAATGATTCAAACGCTAACTGCGGCACTTAAAAACCCTGTTGAAAGCCTTAGAACAGAATGA